A genomic segment from Desulfonatronum lacustre DSM 10312 encodes:
- the atpE gene encoding ATP synthase F0 subunit C: MRKLFLIALNTVALMGLASVAFAADVAPGTISMIAMATALGMAIAAFGCGIAQGMGLKAACEGTARNPEASGKITVTLLLGMAFIESLAIYALVVNLILLFANPFIG; this comes from the coding sequence ATGCGCAAACTGTTTTTGATCGCCCTGAACACCGTGGCCCTGATGGGTTTGGCTTCCGTTGCCTTTGCCGCCGATGTGGCTCCCGGCACCATCTCCATGATCGCCATGGCCACCGCCCTGGGTATGGCCATTGCCGCCTTCGGCTGCGGTATCGCTCAAGGTATGGGCCTGAAGGCGGCCTGCGAAGGCACCGCCCGCAACCCCGAAGCCAGCGGCAAGATCACCGTGACCCTGCTCTTGGGTATGGCCTTCATCGAGTCCCTGGCCATTTACGCCCTGGTCGTGAACCTGATTCTGCTGTTCGCCAACCCCTTCATCGGCTAA
- a CDS encoding redox-sensing transcriptional repressor Rex, whose protein sequence is MKSKHIPRATIQRLAVYLQVLEALNDEEIEVVSSEALARACDVNPSQIRKDLAYFGEFGVRGVGYYVGKLIQSIKVSLGTDRIWRTALIGVGNLGRSLLRYKGFPKRGFQIVAAFDCDPFKIGETIAGLEVMCPRRMKENVKDMRIEIGIITTPTDRAQRAANYLVESNIHCILNFSAARIHVPDYVFVEYVDFFHHLYALTFKLNTSAVQRFEAFSKN, encoded by the coding sequence GTGAAAAGCAAACACATCCCCAGGGCCACGATCCAGCGCCTGGCCGTGTATCTCCAGGTACTCGAGGCGCTGAACGACGAGGAGATCGAAGTCGTCTCCTCCGAGGCGCTTGCTCGCGCTTGTGACGTCAACCCGTCCCAAATCCGCAAAGATCTTGCCTATTTCGGAGAATTCGGCGTCCGCGGTGTCGGCTATTACGTCGGCAAGCTGATCCAGTCCATCAAAGTTTCCCTCGGCACGGACCGCATTTGGCGTACCGCCCTGATCGGCGTCGGCAACCTCGGGCGTTCCCTGCTTCGCTACAAAGGCTTTCCGAAGCGTGGATTCCAAATAGTAGCCGCCTTTGACTGCGATCCGTTCAAGATAGGGGAAACCATCGCCGGTTTGGAAGTGATGTGTCCGCGACGGATGAAAGAAAACGTCAAGGACATGCGCATTGAGATCGGCATCATCACCACACCTACGGATCGCGCCCAGCGCGCCGCCAACTACCTCGTAGAATCGAACATCCACTGTATTCTGAACTTTTCAGCGGCCCGCATTCATGTGCCGGACTATGTCTTCGTGGAATACGTCGACTTTTTCCACCACCTCTACGCCCTGACCTTCAAGTTGAATACCAGCGCCGTCCAACGATTCGAGGCTTTTTCCAAAAATTGA